The genomic window CGCTGCTGGGATGTCCCAGAATCTGTGACCCCAGCAGTCGGCCCGTGCTGCGCTCGGCAGTCAGGCGCACGGCTATCGGAGCGGCGTCCACGTAGTATCCGGCGTGATCCGTACTTTCGACGTCCACGCTCACGGCGTCGAGGCCCAGCGCGTCGGCCTCGTGTTGGGTCAGGCCGCTGCGGGCCACGCCCAGATCAAAGGTCTTGAAGATGGCGCTGCCCACGATGCCGGGAAAGTGCGCTTCGCCGCCCGCCATGTTGACGCCCGCCACCCGGCCCATCCGGTTGGCGGTCAGGCCCAGCGGCACATGCACTTTGCGGCGGGTCACGCGGTTGACACTCTCGGTGTTGTCGCCCGCCGCATAGATGTGCGCCACGTTGGTCTCTTGGCGGCTACTGACCCGGATGGCCCCCGTCTTGCCGATGCCCACGCCCGCCGACTGCGCCAGCGCCACGTTGGGCCGCACGCCGACGGCCACGATCAACACGTCACCCCGCACCAGGCCGCCGGACGTCTGCACGCCGCTGACCCGCCCGTCCTTGACGGTCACGGCCTCCACATTGACGCCGCAGCGCACGTCCACTTCATTTTTATCCAGCTCCTGCTGCACCCGGCGCTGATACTCGGGGTCGAGGATGCGCCCCGCCACGCTCGGCCCGCGCTCCAACAGCACCACGCTCAGGCCGCGTCTA from Deinococcus detaillensis includes these protein-coding regions:
- a CDS encoding FAD-dependent oxidoreductase is translated as MRIVIVGGVAAGMSAATRAKRQNPQAEVVVFERGDYISYGACGLPYVIGGDVESFGKLVARTPERMRGEGIGVRLRHEVTGVDAKAQTITVCEAGGAARTEPYDRLLLATGVSAVRPDWAETGAAGIHVLRDIPDGEAIEASLKDAKRAIIVGGGYIGLELAEALRRRGLSVVLLERGPSVAGRILDPEYQRRVQQELDKNEVDVRCGVNVEAVTVKDGRVSGVQTSGGLVRGDVLIVAVGVRPNVALAQSAGVGIGKTGAIRVSSRQETNVAHIYAAGDNTESVNRVTRRKVHVPLGLTANRMGRVAGVNMAGGEAHFPGIVGSAIFKTFDLGVARSGLTQHEADALGLDAVSVDVESTDHAGYYVDAAPIAVRLTAERSTGRLLGSQILGHPSSVKRIDVIAALLHSRGKIRDLAEVDLAYAPPFSSVWDVLLVAAGKLHKAAQQPKKETSMR